A stretch of DNA from Lawsonibacter asaccharolyticus:
CGCACCCGGGCTTTCAGCTCCAAGATGTTGAAGGGCTTTGTGAGATAGTCGTCCGCCCCGCACTCGAAGCCGATGATCTTGTCCGTGTCCTCCCCCTTGGCGGTGAGCATGATGATAGGCACGTTGGAGAACTCCCGGATGCGCATGCATGCCTGGAGGCCGTCGATCTTGGGCATCATCACGTCCAGGATGATCAGGTCGAAGCCCCCCTCCCGGGCCAGCTCCACCGCTTCCTCTCCGTCATAGGCGTCCTGGACCTGGTAGCCCTCGTGCTCCAGATTGAACTTGATGCCCTTTACCAGCACCCGCTCGTCGTCCACGATCAGAATCTTTGCCATTGCGTCTTTCTCCTTACTCAGCGGGTGAGTCCGGTCCCCCCACTGTCACATAGTCATATACCTGGGCCAGGATGCCCTCGCCGATCCCCTTCACCTCAGTGAGCTCTTCCACGCTTTGGAAGGGGCCGCTGCTCTCCCGGTAGTCCACGATGGCCTGGGCCCGCTTCTCCCCGATCCCCGGCAGCCGGGTCAGGTCGGCTGCGGAGGCGGTATTCAGATCAATGACCTCTCCCTCCAGCAGGCTGTCCGGATAGCCGTCCTCCACCTCCGGCAAGGAGGCGCTGACCGCAGGCACCTGTTTTGAGACGGTCACCTGGTACTCCGCCTCCCCCAGCTGTCCGGAGACAAAATAGCCCCCCGTCACCACCAGAAAGGCGGCGGTGAGCCCCAGAACGATCTTGTCAAATCTGGTCATGGCGGCCAAGTTGTTCCCTCCCAGCTGTTGCGGAATTCGTCAGATCCTGCTATAATGATTGTAATTATAATCTCACCAGGAGCGGGAGCGCTCTGCTCCCGCGCTGATGGTAGTATATCATAAATATGAGGATTTTCCTATGAAAAAATATCGTCTTTCTTCCCTGCTGGTCACCTTTGTGCTGGCCCTCACCCTGCTGGCCCCCTTCTCCGCCCTGGCGGCCGACGCCCCCCACATCACCTCCCGCCATGCCGTTTTGATGGACGCCAATTACGGTGAGATCCTCTACGAGAAGGCTGCCCGGGAGAAGGCCTACCCGGCCAGCATCACAAAGGTGATGACCGCCCTGCTGGTGTCGGAGGCCATCGACCGGGGCGAGCTGTCCCAGGATCAGATGATCACGGTGAGCAGCACCTCCCAGTTCGACCTCTCCGCCGACGGCTCCACCGCTAACCTGAAGCCGGGGGAGGTCATCTCGGTGAAGGACCTGATGTACTGTCTTCTCCTCCCCTCCGCCAACGAGGCGGCCAACATCCTGGCCGAGGCCGTGTGCGGCGACGTAGCCTCCTTTATCGAGCTGATGAACCAGCGGGCCAGGGAGCTGGGCTGCACCGGCACCCATTTCGCCAATACCCATGGCCTGCACGACGACGACCATTACACCACCGCCTACGACATCTGCCTGTTCACCCGCGAGGCTCTGAAGCACGACCTGATCCGGGAGGTGGTGGGCACCTCGGTCTACACCGTCCCCGCCACCAACCTGTCTGAGCCCCGGGAGTTCTACAACACCAACGCCCTCCTCTCCAACTGGCACTACATGGGCTATGTCTATGACAAGGCCATCGGCGTCAAGACTGGTACCACGCCGGAGGCGGGACGCTGCCTGGTCTCTGCCGCCGTGGACGGGGATGAGTATCTGATCGCTGTCATCCTGGGAGCGGAGCCGGCGGTCCGGGAGGATGGCTCCACCGACCTGAAGCAGTTCTCGGAGAGCACCGCCCTGCTGAAATGGGGCTTCCGGAATTTCCAGCGCACCACCATCTCCCAGGAGGACACCCCCGTGGCCGCAGTGAACGTCACCCTGTCCCAGGACGCCAACCAAGTCCTGGTCAAGCCGGTGGGCACCCTGGAGCGCACCCTCCCGGTGGATATGGACCTGGAGGCCATTGAGCCCACCATTTCCCTGTTCCAAGACACGGTAGAGGCCCCGGTGAAGGAGGGGCAGGTGATGGGGACCATGACCCTCACCTACGACGGGGAGGTATTCGGCACCCTGGACCTGGTGGCCACCACCTCTGTGGATCGCTCCGAGCTGCTCTATCGGCAGGAGCAGATCCGTCAGTTTTTTGCCAACTCCGGTACGAAGCTGATCCTGGCCGCAGTCCTGGTCGTGGCCGTCCTCGTCCTGCTCCGCCTGCTGGTCTTCCGTAAGCGCCGCCGTTACCGAGCGGGCGCCGGAGCAGGCGGGCGCCGGGGCAGCTATCATGGCCGGCGGCGCCGCTGACCTGCCGACCGATTCAAAAAAAGAGGTCCGCGGGCCCGTCTCACAGACGGGATCCGCGGACCTTTCTCTTTTACAGGAACTGTTTGAGCGCCTGGGCCATCTGGTCGGGACAGGATGTGGATTTCATCCCGCAGCGGATCCCCTCCATGCGCTGGATCGCCTCCTGCACCGGCATCCCTTTCAGCAGACTGGAGATGCCCTGGAGATTCCCGCTGCATCCCCCCGTCACCTGTACAGACTGGATGATTCCATCTTCCGCCTGGATCTCGAACTGCCGGGCGCACACGCCCCTGGGCTGATAGCGGATCGTCATGGACTCCCACCTCCCTTCCCTGATCTTCCGGCCCGGGCTCTCTTTCATCCGGGCCGCTCCTGCTACTATACCAGACGGCGGAAAAAATAACAAGCGGAGGATCTTTCACTGCGATCCCCCGCCTGTTGCCGCCCCGCATCACATCTCCTTCTGCTGGAGCTGGAGCCGGTCGGCGATCATTGCGATAAACTCTGAGTTGGTGGGTTTCCCCTTCACATTGGATACAGTATAGCCAAAATATTTTTGAAGCGTCTCCAAGTCGCCCCGGTCCCAGGCCACCTCAATGGCGTGGCGGATGGCCCGCTCCACCCGGGAGGCGGTGGTATTGAACCGCTTGGCTACCTCAGGATAGAGCACCTTGGTCACCGCGTTGATGACATCCATATCGGCCACTGCGATCAGAATGGCTTCCCGCAGATACTGATAGCCCTTGATATGGGCAGGCACCCCCACCTCGTGAATGATGGAGGTGACAGTATTTTCCAGATTATAGGGGATATCTCCATTTTCTTCCTTTTTATTTTCGCCGGTCAGCTGCCGGATGCGCTCACACACCGTGCTCACCCGGCAGGGCTTGGTCATATAGTGGTCCGCTCCCTTGGCGGCGGCCAGCTCGGCCATGCTTCCCTTGGCAAAACTGGACAGGATCAGCACCTTGGGCCGATGCTCCAGCTTTCCCAGCTCCTCCAACACCTCGATGCCGTCCATCTGGGCCAGCACGATCTCCATGACTACCAGGTCCGGAGCCATCTCCTTTACCATTTGGACCAGTTCCTGCCCGTCTCCCGTCTCTCCCAAAACCTGGATGTCAGGCTCGCTGGCCACGGTCTCGATAAAGCTCCGGCGAAATTCTTCCCCGGTATCGGCGACCAAAATCCGTTTTGCACCCATTTTCACAATCAAATCCCTTCCGACAGGCTTCCGCACCTGCCCTTGTTTTTCCCTTATGGGGTTTCGACCGGTCACCAATAATTTATCATAATCAGACAGCATATGCAAGATGTTTTTGGTATTTTTTGGAAATCAACTTTTCGGGTATCTTCCGCTTTTTTCGACAGAACGCCGGCACTCAGGAGACCTGGGCCTGCTCCTCCCACACACACTGGGAGACCATATTTTCCGCCAGAATGCCGTATCCCCGGGTAGGATCGTTGACCAGGACATGGGTCACCGCCCCCACCAGCTTGCCGTCCTGAAGGATCGGACTGCCGCTCATCCCCTGGACAATTCCTCCAGTGGTTTCCAGAAGCCGGGGGTCGGTGACCTGCACCATCAGGTTCCGGGTATCCCCCGCGGCTGCGGGGTAAACGTGAGTGATCTCCACCTGATACTCCTCCACCTGCTCTCCGGCAATGTTGGACAGGATGGTGGCGCCTCCTACATGCACCTCTTCCCGGGCGGCCACCTCCACAGCCTCCCCGTGAAGGGAGAGCGCTCCGTCCCGCAGGACGCCATAGATGCCCAGATTGGTATTGGCATACAGATCGCCCAGATCCCGGTTCACGTCAAAGCTGCCATGGAGCTCTCCGGGCGCGCCGCTCTCTCCCTTTTTTACATCGGTCACAGAAGCGTACATAATGCTCCCTGACTCCATGGGCATCAGCGTGGCCGTATCCACGTCGTTGATGCCGTGGCCCAGGGCAGCGAACACTCCGCTGTCCGGGTCATAAAAGGTCATGGTACCGATTCCGGCCATGGAATCCCTCAGCCAGACGCCCAGCTGATAGCTGCCCTGGGTATTCTGAATGGCCTGGACAGAGAGCTGGACCGGCTTTCCGTTCCGGGTGGCCCGCAGGGTCATGGCATCCCCCTGTTCATCACCCAGGATGTCCTGGACCTCCTCGATGGTGTTGACCTCCTGACCATTGATGTGGGTGATGATATCACCCGCCTTCAGGCCGCAGGTCCGGCCCGGGCTGGACGGACCGCTGTCCGTCTCCACCGCCGACAGGCCCACCACCAGCACGCCGTCGGAAAACAGCTTGATGCCCACCGCCCGGCCCAGGGGGACCACCTTGTCCCCCACCTGGGCGCCTGAGACCGGCTGAGCCCCTCCGCCGCTCCGGGGGAGCTCCAGCACCGCCCCCGCCGAGGCCGCCCGCGCTCCGCCGTCGGAGAGTGCCAGGCTCAGGATCAGGCACAGGACCAGGACCCCGGCAGCGATCCCGGTCCATGGCTTCTGCTTTGTCTCTTGCTCCATCAATTTCACCCCCTGTTTTCAAAAATCATGTCGTGGACTGCCCTTGGCGCCGTCCACACACTCATTATGGCCATCCCTTCCGCCGAAAAACCATGGCGGGACCTTCCACTCCTTCCATGGAAAATGCGGAAATGCCTCAGGCGCAGGGACCTCCATTTTTTACAGGGAGTTCTCTTCCCGAACTGTCAAAAATTTCTTTTGCGCACACAGCAGACGCCGTCCCTCGATTGGGACGGCGTCTGCTGATATTATCCGCGGAAGATGCACAAGATCAGTCCGTAAAGCACCGATGCACTGATTCCGAACACCAGCACTGGCCCCGCCACTACAAACAGCTTAGCCGCTGTGCCGGTGATCAGCCCCTCTGGTTGTGTCAAGATAGACATACAATTTTTCACGAAATTTTTTCAGCTGCCTCCAAAGTGGGGGCGCTTATTGTTTTAGCTTGCCGTTACAAATGCAAACCCGCTCGAAGTACGCATATCTATCTCAATCTCTCCTGAAGGGTACACACGAACCCGCTCTACAAAATTCCTAATTATTTCCGGATCGTAATCTTTAAGCAGGATGATCTGATCTGCTGTTCTTTTTCCCGCCGCAAGATTACCTCGAGACTCATAGTGCTCTACCAGAAGCCGCTTGATCTCTTCAGCTCTACTTGAGAGTCTTGCCAGCTTCTCTGAATCTGTCTTCTGGATATCAGCAAATTTCTCTCTGCTTATGCGACCCGCTCGGTATTGCTCATATAGTTCAGCCTTTCTACTTTGGAGCCGTCTTGTCATATTGGTGTTAGCATCAAGCTCCGTTTGAATACTTGAAAGCTTTTTGTCAATGCATGCCTGCATCAAACAATGCTGCTCAAGGAAGCTCCTACTTTGTTCCCGCAGCATCTGAAGAACAGCTTGCTCAATTTGGGCCTGATTGACAAAGAGGCCTGCACACTCAGCACCCTTAATACTGTCATTTTTCGGGCAAACAAGGTGTGGTTCTTTTGCTGGATTCTTTCGGAGCTTCCTCCCGCAGCAGCCACAAACAAACAGATTGTTGGCTCGGTTTCCGGCAGTATTCTTGTTAACATTCCGAATACGACCTTGGAGCGCATTCTGTGCCGCTCGGAACAACCCCTCCGAAATGATTGCTTCATGTGTACCTGGCACTATGATCCATTGATCTCGGGGCAATGATCGCATCTTAGGCTTTCCTACTTCTTCTGTCTCTCGAGTATTGGTAATCATCTTACCGGTATAGCGTTCATCAGTCAAAATCTTTCGAACAGCCCCCTTGAGCCAGATTCCAGTCTCTTCCTTGACCACCCCATTATAAAACCCGCCATTTCGCCGTTTATGCTCTAACGGGGATGGAATGCCCATATCATTCAGCATTTGAGCGATCTCGCTCGTGGTCGTGCCTGTAACGCAGGACTCGAAAATCATGACAATGATGTCACGAACCTGCTCATCTACGATCAATCTCTTTTTATTATGAGGATGGACTTGGTAGCCATAGAAGCCGTTTCCTCCCCAGTATTCACCACGCAGATTGCGGGTACGAAAAGCTGAGCGCACCTTGGTTGATAGATCTCGGCTATACATATTATTGATGAGATTGCGGAGGGCTAACTCAAGTCCGCCCGTGACACCTAAGTAGTCATCACTATCAAAGGCATCATTGATAGAGATAAAGCGGACCCCATAAAGAGGCAGGATCAGTTCGAGGTAGTTTCCCATCTCAAGGAAGTTTCTTCCAAAACGAGATAGGTCCTTCACCATAATGCAATGAATTTCCTGATTGCGAGCCATCTCAATTAGCTCATCGAACTTCGGCCTGTCAAAATGTGTTCCCGTGACACCGTCGTCGCAGAACACGATCACTTTATGACCATGGAGCGATTCATGAGTATCATAGTAATCCTGGAGTAACCGCCTTTGGTTGAAAACACTGTTACTCTCATTCTTCAATGCATTTGTTTTGAGATCTCGGTCTTCACTCGACAAACGAATATAAAACGCCAGCACCTTATCCGGCATATCTCTCCGCCTCCTTTCCTCGGGTCGCAGCGACATAGAGGACCTGTTCAATCTCATCACGATGGCGGAATGCCACTTCAACATGGCCATCGTTAAACAAGGTAAGCGTCTCAATGAAGGCTGCTGCCATCTCAGCATCAAGGGACTCCTGATCCTTATACTTTTCAATCAACAGTGCCCACTGCGTTTTGCTGCCAAATCCCGCTGAGTACTTTTCCTTTTCTTTCTCCAATTCAGCAATAAAGATTCTCAAATCATCCGCCCTCCTAGAGTAGTCCTCGCTCAGATCTGTGTAATCTTGATGGCTCAGAAGCCCATCTGCAAAATCGCCATACAGGGCTGCCTTCAGCTGATTGAACTTTTCAATTTTTCTCTTTGCATCATCAATCTGGGTTTCATATATCTGATAGCGGGTCTGCGAAGAAGGTGTAGCATTCAAGTTGGCAATCAGTCTCTGGGCATCGGAGAATGCTCTTATCTGAGTTTGGATAAGCCGCAGGGCAAGGGACTCTACATCCTCCTGTTTGACCGCTTTCTTGGGACAAATGGTGGCATTGTAATTCTCATGGAGAGTGCAATAATAGTAATAACCGCGATTAGATTTGTTGCGCAAGTACATACTGCGTCCACATTCTCCGCAACGAAGGATTCCTTTGAACATACTTCTTCGTTTACTCTTGGAATCGTAGATAGTCGCAAGGCCCTTTTCACTTTGCCTAGCCGAGAGGATGCCCTGAACCTTATCAAAAAGCTCTTTGGAAACAATGGGTTCATGCATACCTTTATTGATAATCCATTCCTCTTCGGGCGTTTTAACTGTAGTCTTTGTCCCCCGCTCGCACAGCTGGCTTCTGTACTTTCCGGACACAATCCAACCAAGATAGACCGGATCGACAAGAATTTTCTTGATCGTTTGCAGATACCAGATGGCATTTTTGAACTTCTCCGTCTTCCGCAAACCAATATCGTACAGATAGCGTCCGGGACTGGGCACCCCTTGCTCATTCAGAGTTTTCGCTATGAAGTGGAGAGTATTATTCTCTGCCACCATACGGAAAATGGCAAGGACAATTGGTCCCGTTTGCGGATCAGGAAATAGGTGGTACTTGTCATCCGGATCTAACATATATCCATATGGCGGAGTGCCAGTGGTCCACTTACCAGCAAGCTGCTGCGTTCGTTTCACAGCCCGAATCTTCTTGGAAATGTCTCTCGCATATGCCTCGTTTGCAAAATTTTTCAGTTGGATTGAAATGTCGGCATCATCCCGCAATGAGTCAAAGCGATCGGTAACGGAGATAAAGCGCACACCCATTCTCGGAAAGATCTGCTCAATATACTCACCACTCTCAATCATATTTCGCCCCAGACGAGACAAGTCTTTGACAATCACACAGGTCACCTTGCCAGCTCGGATGTCATTCATCATTCGAGCGAATTCCGGGCGCACAAAGCTAACTCCCGAGATATCGTCATCACAATAGAGGTCAAAGACAACTAAATCCTGATGCTGGGAAACAAAGTCCTTCAGCAACGCAATCTGATTACCTATGGTGTCTGCTTCTCGCTTTTGCTCGTTCTCAACCGAGATTCTGGCATAGAGCGCTACCTTGTACTGGACGGGTCCTACAACAACTGCGGGTGTGGCTTGGACATTTTTTCTGCTCTTTCTTGCCATGCTTACATCGCCTCCTCAAGTATTCCACGCTCAGCATATTCCTGCAGGCTGCTCACCAAACGGGCATAGTCCTCGGAATGCTCAAAGATGATTTCCAACTTTTCGTCTTTGTGAATAACAACTTTTTCAATGCACTCCAGAACAACTGCCCGCGTGAGTGATTTCAATCCTCGATGTTCGGTAAATGTCTTCATCCAGTTGTTCGGGGACTGTTCGCCTGAGAGATAGATACTGAGTTCTCGGTCGATCTGCTCCTGAGCAATCAGCGCATCGGCAATTCTTGCATCATACTGACCTCTGATGTCACAGAAGTCAGTCTTCGAAATGAGTCCTTCTTTCATATCTTCATAGAGAGATGCCTTCAGATCGCGATAACGAGCGATTTCTGCCTCAAGTTTTTCTCTGCGCTGCTCACACTTGGCAACATTGATCTTCTGATATGGCACCTGCTGAATTTCGGATAGGCACCGGTCGAGCTCAACCACTGCGCTGATATGCTCTTGCAATAGCTGAAGGACAGCTGCCTCAACCTGTGCCTCTGGTACCTGCTTGAGCTCACAGCGATCCTCTTTCGTGCGCACGCTGCAGCGGAAATAGCTGTATAACTTATATCCGTTGTTAATTGTGCTTCGAGTAACTGCGTTCCCGCATTCTCCGCATTCCAACAAGCCGGACAGCGGATAAACTGTCGTTGCTCGTGGTGCTGCTCTCGTATCTATCAGAAGAGCTTTTTGAGCAAGATAGAATGTCCTCTTCGTGACAACAGGCTCATGGGCGTCGTGGATCACAACCCACTCGTTTTCTTCTGTTGGTATTGATTTCTTGATTTTATAGTTTGGTCTACGGCGAAGGCCTTGGCGGAGGGTTCCGATATAGATCGGGTTGGTGAGTATCCGGGCAACTGCCTGCGCTGTCCATTCGCACCGTTCCTTCATTTTGAAGCCGGAGAATAACGGCTCTCCCTTGTGGCGCTTATACTCCAGCGGCGCAAGAATTCCGTTCTCTGCAAGCCGAATTGCTATTCCATTGTTCGTCATGCCTTGAATTTTCCAGTTGAAAATATCCTGGACAACTGTGGCAGCATAGGGATCGGGCTCAATTCGATTGTGGTTTCCCTCGCACTTCTGGTACCCATACGGTGCAAACGGACAAATAAAGTCACCATGTTTCCGCTTCACCTGCAGCTGGCTTCTGACCTTCACTGAGATGTCACGGCTGTAGTTGTCATTCATCAAGTTCTTGAGCGTAATGCTAAACTCGCTACTCTCGTCACGGGTAATCGTGTCGATATTGTCATTGATAGCGATTAAGCGCACCCCTAAAACAGGAAATAGACGGTGGATATACTTTCCGGAATTGATATACTCTCTTCCGAAACGGGACAGGTCTTTTACGACCACGCAATTGATCCGTCCAGCCTTAATATCGTTCAGCATGCGCTGAAAGGCTGGACGGTCAAAATTCGTCCCTGTATATCCATCGTCTATACGAATGGAGACAATATTAAATTCAGGCTTATCCTTCAGAAAGTCCAGAATAAGCTGCTTCTGGTTGGTAATGCTATTGCTCTCACGGCCAGACTGCG
This window harbors:
- a CDS encoding stage IV sporulation protein B encodes the protein MEQETKQKPWTGIAAGVLVLCLILSLALSDGGARAASAGAVLELPRSGGGAQPVSGAQVGDKVVPLGRAVGIKLFSDGVLVVGLSAVETDSGPSSPGRTCGLKAGDIITHINGQEVNTIEEVQDILGDEQGDAMTLRATRNGKPVQLSVQAIQNTQGSYQLGVWLRDSMAGIGTMTFYDPDSGVFAALGHGINDVDTATLMPMESGSIMYASVTDVKKGESGAPGELHGSFDVNRDLGDLYANTNLGIYGVLRDGALSLHGEAVEVAAREEVHVGGATILSNIAGEQVEEYQVEITHVYPAAAGDTRNLMVQVTDPRLLETTGGIVQGMSGSPILQDGKLVGAVTHVLVNDPTRGYGILAENMVSQCVWEEQAQVS
- a CDS encoding recombinase, translated to MPDKVLAFYIRLSSEDRDLKTNALKNESNSVFNQRRLLQDYYDTHESLHGHKVIVFCDDGVTGTHFDRPKFDELIEMARNQEIHCIMVKDLSRFGRNFLEMGNYLELILPLYGVRFISINDAFDSDDYLGVTGGLELALRNLINNMYSRDLSTKVRSAFRTRNLRGEYWGGNGFYGYQVHPHNKKRLIVDEQVRDIIVMIFESCVTGTTTSEIAQMLNDMGIPSPLEHKRRNGGFYNGVVKEETGIWLKGAVRKILTDERYTGKMITNTRETEEVGKPKMRSLPRDQWIIVPGTHEAIISEGLFRAAQNALQGRIRNVNKNTAGNRANNLFVCGCCGRKLRKNPAKEPHLVCPKNDSIKGAECAGLFVNQAQIEQAVLQMLREQSRSFLEQHCLMQACIDKKLSSIQTELDANTNMTRRLQSRKAELYEQYRAGRISREKFADIQKTDSEKLARLSSRAEEIKRLLVEHYESRGNLAAGKRTADQIILLKDYDPEIIRNFVERVRVYPSGEIEIDMRTSSGFAFVTAS